The DNA sequence AATGGCAAGCCGCTGGTGGTCGATGTTCAGGGACCTTTGATCCTGTCGGACCAGAGCCTCATTCGCCGGGCAGCAATTGATGGAGCAGGGCTTGCCTTCGTTTTCGAGCAGCGCGTCGAGGACGATATCAGGCAGGGCAGGCTCATCCGCGTGCTGGAGGACTGGTGTGCGCCCTTTGACGGCTTCTATATCTATTATCCCTCGCGCCGGCAGATGCGCCCGGCGCTGAGGGCTTTCGTGGATTTCTTCCGCTTTCGGGTCTGATCAGAACTTGATGCGATAACGAATATGGCCGTCGCTTTTCACGTAGCTGTCGTAAAGTTTCTGGGCGCGTTGATTGTCCTCGCCAGTGTGCCAGTAAAGCCGTGACCAGCCCTTTTCCTTGCAGATCGCGATAAGATCGTCCATCAGCGCCCGGCCCGTCCCCTTGCCGCGGATTTCGCCATCAACAAACAAATCCTCCAGATAGCAATCGGGCGTCTTCACCCAGGTGGAATCATGGAAGTGATGGATGGCGAAACCGGCCATGCGGTCACCAAGCATGGCCACACGCATGGAAACCCGCGATGTGGGATCAAGAATGCGTGCCCAGGTATGGTCAGTCACGTCACCGGCAAGTTCGACCTCATAAAAAGCGAGGTAATCGTTCCAGAGGCGCAGCCATTCCGCCCGGTCAGCCGGCTGCGCATCACGAATTGTAAGCTCCATCTTATGCGCCCGCCTTGTCGAGAAGGGTCATCATTTCATCGGTCAGCTTCAGGTCGACGGCGCGTTTGAAGCTTTCAAGCTGCGACAGGCTGGTGGCGCTGGCAATCGGCGCGGTTATCGCCTTTTTCCGCAACAGCCACGCCAGCGCGATATCGGCGAGCTTGGCCCCGGTCTGCACCGCCACCGCATCCATCGCCCCCAAAACGGCAAGGCCGCGCGTATTGACGTATTCGCCGACACGATAGCTGCGGGCAACGCCTTCCGTATCGGCCTTGGCACGGTATTTCCCGGTCAGGAAACCGGCTGCAAGGCTGTAATAGTTGATGACGCCGATCTCTTCTTGCACACAAAGATCAGCAAGTGGACCTTCGAAATCCGCGCGATTATAGAGATTATATTCCGGCTGCAGCACGTCGTAACGCGGAAGATTGTTTTTCGCCGCCGTATCCAGCGCCTCCTGAAGCTGGCTGGCGGAATAGTTGGAGCAACCGATGGCGCGGATTTTTCCCTGTTCCTTCAGCTTTGCGAAGGCGGCAAGCGTCTCTTCCAGCGGCACGTCGGCATCCGGCTTGTGGGCGAGATAGAGGTCGATATAGTCGGTCTGCAGCCGCTTCAGCGAAGCATCGACAGCCTCTGTGATCCACTTGGCGCTGAGGCCGGTCTTCTGGCCGCGATTGTCAAAACCGACCTTGGTGACGATCACCGCATCCTCGCGCTTCACGCTCGATTGCTTCAGCCATTTGCCGATAATGGCTTCGGATTCGCCGCCCTCATGCCCGTCCACCCAGGCGGAATAGACATCCGCCGTGTCGATGGCGTTGAACCCGGCGTCGAAAAAAGCGTCGAGCAGGGTAAAGGAAGTCTTCTCATCCGCTGTCCAGCCGAACACGTTGCCGCCGAAAACGATCGGGGCGATGGAGAGGCCGGTGCGGCCGAGGTTTCGTTTTTCCACGGGGAATGCTCCTGTTGCTGACTTGGTGACAAGGTTAGCAACTGCTCATCCGCATAACCATTCAATTCCTTTGATGGCACTCATCAGGCAATGGACGGAAGCTGGCGAGATCAGCTCCGATAGCCGCGATAGTGGCTGGGCGGAAGGTGATTATGCTGTTGCCACACACGCCGCAAATGCCGGGCAGAGGCAAATCCCGCCCGTTCGGCGATGGCCTCCATGTCGAGGCGGCTATTGGCGAGAATGTCTCGGGCCAAATTGACCCGCATCAGATTGACGTAATCGATAACGCTGATGCCGGTATGTTCACGAAACAGGCGCGACAGATGCCTTTCGCTGAGGGCTGCAATATCGGCCAGGCCTTCCAGCGACCAGTCTCGGGCCGGCTCCGCCATCACCGTGTCCTGCACGCGGTGAATGGCGGGGTGCATGTGGTTACGGCCTGTCAGCCAGGGCGAAATTTGCGGATCGCTGCCGTTGCGCCTGAGATAGATAACCATGGTTTTTGCAATGCGCGCCGCGACCGCCGGGGATGTCAGCCGGGAAACCACATGCAGCATCAGGTCTATGCCGGTGGAGATGCCAGCGCTTGAGAAGCGGTTTCCGTCCTCGACGAACAGTCGGTTTTCGGCCACCTGGGACAATGGCGCGATGCGTCGCAGCGCTTCGATGCAATCGGCATGTGTTGTGCAGCTTCGTCCGTCGAAAAGTCCCGCCTCTCCCGCCAGCAATGCACCGGAGCAGATGGAAATGACAATGGTATCGATACGCGCGACACGGCCCAGCCATGCCGTCAATGCCTGCCGCTCCCGCCGCGTTTCCGGCTCGCTCTCGGAACGTGAAGTGCTGCCGGAGATCAAGAGAAACGCATTTTCCGGAAGCGCCGCGGGCAGGGCCTCCAGACCGCAAAGGTCAAGACCGATCGAGGATTGTTGCCTGTCCCTTGCCGCAATGTAGTGGCAGTCGAAAAAAATGTCGCTTTGCTCACCATTGGCATAACGGATCACCTGCAGGGGACCGGCAATATCGAGCAACAGCGCGTGCGGCGGCACAAGCGTATAAAAGGGAATGATGCGTGTGCCGCCTTTGTCCATCAGGCTGCTTCTTTCAGGGTTGTAAGCGCGTCATTCACCGTAGCGATGCGTGCGAAGCGGCCGGCCAGCACCAGCTCGGTGCGTTTGCGGATATCGTCGGCGCTGAATACCGTGCCGGACGCATGTGTCATGGGAAAGGTCAATGTCG is a window from the Agrobacterium tumefaciens genome containing:
- a CDS encoding GlxA family transcriptional regulator; the encoded protein is MDKGGTRIIPFYTLVPPHALLLDIAGPLQVIRYANGEQSDIFFDCHYIAARDRQQSSIGLDLCGLEALPAALPENAFLLISGSTSRSESEPETRRERQALTAWLGRVARIDTIVISICSGALLAGEAGLFDGRSCTTHADCIEALRRIAPLSQVAENRLFVEDGNRFSSAGISTGIDLMLHVVSRLTSPAVAARIAKTMVIYLRRNGSDPQISPWLTGRNHMHPAIHRVQDTVMAEPARDWSLEGLADIAALSERHLSRLFREHTGISVIDYVNLMRVNLARDILANSRLDMEAIAERAGFASARHLRRVWQQHNHLPPSHYRGYRS
- a CDS encoding GNAT family N-acetyltransferase, which produces MELTIRDAQPADRAEWLRLWNDYLAFYEVELAGDVTDHTWARILDPTSRVSMRVAMLGDRMAGFAIHHFHDSTWVKTPDCYLEDLFVDGEIRGKGTGRALMDDLIAICKEKGWSRLYWHTGEDNQRAQKLYDSYVKSDGHIRYRIKF
- a CDS encoding aldo/keto reductase, with amino-acid sequence MEKRNLGRTGLSIAPIVFGGNVFGWTADEKTSFTLLDAFFDAGFNAIDTADVYSAWVDGHEGGESEAIIGKWLKQSSVKREDAVIVTKVGFDNRGQKTGLSAKWITEAVDASLKRLQTDYIDLYLAHKPDADVPLEETLAAFAKLKEQGKIRAIGCSNYSASQLQEALDTAAKNNLPRYDVLQPEYNLYNRADFEGPLADLCVQEEIGVINYYSLAAGFLTGKYRAKADTEGVARSYRVGEYVNTRGLAVLGAMDAVAVQTGAKLADIALAWLLRKKAITAPIASATSLSQLESFKRAVDLKLTDEMMTLLDKAGA